From the genome of bacterium:
CGATCAACTACGACACCTGCGTGCTGGCGGTGCCCGGAACGATGGCCGCCTTCCGCACCCTGACCATGCCCTTCGGCAACGTCAAGAAGATCGACCAAACCCTGGAATTCGAGCTCGAGACGGTCATCCCGCTGGATCTGGAAGAGGTCCTCTTCGACTACACCCTGCTTTCGACCAGCCCCCAGGAATCCAAGGCCTTGACGGCCTACTTGCGGGCCTCCGATTTCAAGCGCTTCCTGAGCTCGATCCGAGTCAGCGGCGTCGATCCGCGCTACATGGGCGTCGACACCATCGACCTTTCTTATTTATCGCTGCCCGGCTTCCTGCCGCCGGAGGGCCTCTATGCGATTTTGGACCTGGGCCATTCCAAGACCAATCTCGTCATCCTCGAAGGCAACAAGATCAAGGGCCTCCGCTGCCTCTCCTGGGGCGGGCATCACCTGACTCAAGCCATCGCCAAGGCCCTCCAGCTCCCCTATGACAAGGCCGAGGCCTGGAAGCACCGCCGGGCCCAGGTGAGCGCCGGCAGCGAGGATCCGGGCTTGCAAGCGGTCTACGCGGTGGTCGAAGACCTCCAGCAGCAGCTCAAGCAGACGCTCTTCGCCTTCAACGAGTCGGGCGAGCGGCCGATCGAGGCCCTCTACCTTTCGGGCGGAAGCTCGCGGCTCCAGGGCTTGGACGGCTTCTTCTCGAACCGGCTGAACATCAACGTCAGCCAGCTCGACGTCCTCGACGATTCCTTCACCGAGCTCCAGGACCGGGAGGCCGCCCGTCACGTCGTCCCGACCGCCTTCGCCGAGGCTCTCCGGGCGGTCTATCCGAATAAGGGCGCCAAGATCAATTTCCGCCGCGGCGACTTCGCCTACAAGAAGGACATCGAGCAGCTGGGCGGCTCGCTCAAGAAGATCGGCATTGCCGCCGGCTTGGTCGCCGCCCTGGGCCTGACTTATTTCCTCATCGCCTATTTCTCGCTCTCCTCCCAGGTCGACACGATGAACAAGAACGTCGCCAAGATGGTCAAGGCCTCGGTGCCGGACCTGCCCAAGGGCGGCGGCTCCACGGCCTCCCAGGCGGTCAACGTCCTCAACGGCCGGATCGCGGCGATCGACGAGAAGCTCAAGAAAGTGGCCGGCTCGGGCGAGCTCAGCTCGCTGGAGCTGCTCAAGGCGATCTCGGGCGCGGTGCCGCCGCGCCAGGAGCTGGTCCTCGACATCGACGACCTCAACATCGCGCCGGAACGGGTTCGGATCGAAGGCCGGACGATTTCCTACGAGGGCGTCGACAAGATCAAGGCGGCGATGGAGAAGGTGAAGTACTTCAAGAACGTCCAAACCGGCAACGTCCGCAAGGGCGTGCGCGACGAGATCAAGTTCTCGCTGTCGTTTGACGTGGTGGGTTCGTAATATGGCCAAGTCCGGAAAATACTCGCTCAAGGAACGGCTCAACATCGAGGAGCTCTACAACACCTTCCTCGGCTTGGGGCCGCGCGAGCAGGTCCTGTCGGCGGTCGGGATCGGCATCGTTCTGCTCCTGCTCATCGTCATCCCGGTGGCCTGCGCTTCCTCGCGCTTGAGCAAGCTCGAGAAGCAGATCGACAGCCACGAGAAAAACGTCAGCAAGGTCGTCGACAAGCTCGGCGAGTACCAGCAGGCCCAGTCGAAGTTCAAGGCGGTCGAGGGCCGGATCCGGCCCAAGTCCCAGGTTCAGCTCACGACCAAGCTCGAGTCGCTGGCCACCCAGAGCGGAATCGGCCAGAACATCGATTCCCTGAAGGAGATGCCGGGAACGCCGGGCGAGGACTTCGAGGAAGTGGTCGTGGCGGTTCGGCTCTCGCGGCTGCCGCTGAGCCAGCTGGTGGAGTTCCTCTACGGCATCGAGAGCCAGAACGACCTGAGCCTCAAGATCAAACGC
Proteins encoded in this window:
- the pilM gene encoding pilus assembly protein PilM, producing the protein MPQTVLGIDLGSYSVKIAQVERGFGEFKLVNFYEVPLVAEEVLTYEQSASAALTKFFEENSINYDTCVLAVPGTMAAFRTLTMPFGNVKKIDQTLEFELETVIPLDLEEVLFDYTLLSTSPQESKALTAYLRASDFKRFLSSIRVSGVDPRYMGVDTIDLSYLSLPGFLPPEGLYAILDLGHSKTNLVILEGNKIKGLRCLSWGGHHLTQAIAKALQLPYDKAEAWKHRRAQVSAGSEDPGLQAVYAVVEDLQQQLKQTLFAFNESGERPIEALYLSGGSSRLQGLDGFFSNRLNINVSQLDVLDDSFTELQDREAARHVVPTAFAEALRAVYPNKGAKINFRRGDFAYKKDIEQLGGSLKKIGIAAGLVAALGLTYFLIAYFSLSSQVDTMNKNVAKMVKASVPDLPKGGGSTASQAVNVLNGRIAAIDEKLKKVAGSGELSSLELLKAISGAVPPRQELVLDIDDLNIAPERVRIEGRTISYEGVDKIKAAMEKVKYFKNVQTGNVRKGVRDEIKFSLSFDVVGS